The genomic stretch GCAGATGCGCAGCGCCCGCTCGACCCGGTCCGTGGGCACGTTGTCCATCACGAAGCGGTTGTCCTCGGAGTCGGCCGCCCGGTCTATGACCAGGACGAACTCGCCCCGGGTGCGCTCCTCGTCCAGCTCGAGGTTGACCTCCTCCGCCGTCCCGCGCAGCACCTCTTCGTTAAACTTCGTCATCTCCCGACAGATGACCACCTCCCTGTCCGGCATCTCCGAGGTGATGTCCTTGAGGATGCGCTTGATGCGGTGCGGGCTGGCGTAAACCACGACGGGCATCTCCAGGCATTTCAGGCGCTGGATGCGCGCCAGGCGCTCCTGGGGTTTGCGGGGCAGGTAGCCTTCGAAGATGAAGCTCGAGCCTGCAAAACCGCTGGTCGCCAGGGCGGTGATGGCCGCGTTGGGGCCCGGGATGGGAACGACGTCTATGTGGTTGTCCACACAGAGCCGGACCAGCGCGGAACCGGGATCGGAGATGGCCGGCATCCCCGAATCGGAGACGTAGGCGATGGAAAGTCCCTGGTTGAAGAGCTCGACCAGCTC from bacterium encodes the following:
- the rsmI gene encoding 16S rRNA (cytidine(1402)-2'-O)-methyltransferase, which produces MAKKKGCLFLVGTPIGNLDDITTRAVETLKVVDVIACEDTRQTRKLLAHYKINKKRLLRCDQHITYAVGRELVELFNQGLSIAYVSDSGMPAISDPGSALVRLCVDNHIDVVPIPGPNAAITALATSGFAGSSFIFEGYLPRKPQERLARIQRLKCLEMPVVVYASPHRIKRILKDITSEMPDREVVICREMTKFNEEVLRGTAEEVNLELDEERTRGEFVLVIDRAADSEDNRFVMDNVPTDRVERALRICIQNFEMSPNNAAKVISAILGIPKQEIYHLAVTIPRRRPPR